One stretch of Armigeres subalbatus isolate Guangzhou_Male chromosome 2, GZ_Asu_2, whole genome shotgun sequence DNA includes these proteins:
- the LOC134215722 gene encoding DBF4-type zinc finger-containing protein 2 homolog has translation MCDPCCDSICGPCGPCGPCGPCGPCGPCGPCGPCGPCPPCGPCDPCCEPRSFSAGQLACMPQCPTGCPPPTCGPRFITVQQPPRLVSQKKVINCTRTVIDKHVLPQTKAIVEPKLIYQPKTIVEPCVIFKKRVVPEPKVIYYRRTVPDPKVVCTQRTIVEPKEYCTTMVCQPKPQIVPVPPAKEYCCMSAGTTFFNNACCPPTPGPICPPRKC, from the exons ATGTGTGATCCTTGCTGTGATTCAATCTGTGGCCCATGTGGTCCTTGTGGCCCTTGCGGTCCTTGCGGACCTTGTGGTCCTTGTGGACCGTGTGGACCTTGTGGACCATGT CCCCCCTGCGGACCATGTGATCCATGCTGCGAACCCAGAAGCTTCAGTGCCGGTCAGCTTGCATGCATGCCCCAGTGTCCCACTGGATGTCCTCCGCCCACCTGTGGCCCACGGTTCATAACAGTTCAGCAGCCTCCACGGTTAGTGTCTCAGAAGAAAGTTATCAACTGCACCCGCACCGTCATAGACAAGCACGTATTGCCACAGACAAAGGCCATCGTCGAACCGAAACTCATctatcagccgaaaactattgTGGAACCTTGCGTGATATTCAAAAAACGAGTCGTTCCAGAGCCGAAGGTTATCTACTATAGGCGCACGGTTCCCGATCCAAAGGTTGTATGCACGCAACGAACCATCGTCGAACCGAAGGAGTACTGCACCACGATGGTGTGTCAACCGAAACCGCAGATTGTTCCGGTTCCGCCCGCCAAAGAGTACTGCTGCATGTCAGCGGGAACAACGTTCTTCAACAATGCATGCTGCCCACCGACACCAGGGCCGATATGCCCACCCAGAAAGTGCTGA
- the LOC134215721 gene encoding uncharacterized protein LOC134215721 isoform X1, which yields MFRFIQKTPRKFCSSSQVFVLQNIYATKPSIRNQIKTDDFKSYENLGKVKKFVFRELHAGETVRQDFIKLQGLGPIPSIDEGAKIGDYKNPEYYSYHNYSYYDFELGIQCMHLPQPSSIAEEDLLTMMRKNCIGEEEDHSGRCCPPPRCSVECMKESATDGEDGGAPGATSKKEKGPCYQSNIETTIGHCTTAEAEVKKPRDENESSKEPGPVCGKSKTEDTKSVSCGKSDT from the exons ATGTTTCGGTTTATTCAAAAAACTCCAAGAAAATTTTGCTCCAGCTCCCAAGTTTTTGTTCTCCAG AACATTTACGCTACCAAACCATCGATTCGTAACCAAATCAAGACGGACGACTTCAAATCCTATGAAAATCTGGGAAAGgtgaaaaagttcgttttccgGGAGCTGCACGCGGGCGAAACCGTACGTCAGGATTTCATAAAACTGCAA GGCCTAGGGCCAATACCGTCTATCGATGAAGGTGCTAAAATTGGTGACTACAAGAACCCAGAGTACTATTCCTATCACAACTACTCGTACTACGACTTCGAGCTGGGTATCCAGTGCATGCACCTCCCTCAACCAAGTTCCATTGCCGAAGAAGATTTGCTGACGATGATGCGAAAGAACTGCATTGGCGAAGAGGAGGATCACTCTGGACGATGCTGTCCACCGCCCAGATGCTCTGTTGAGTGCATGAAAGAAAGCGCTACGGACGGAGAGGACGGAGGTGCACCAGGAGCTACatcgaaaaaagaaaaaggcccGTGTTATCAATCCAACATAGAAACAACCATTGGACACTGTACAACAGCGGAAGCTGAGGTTAAAAAACCACGTGACGAAAATGAGTCCTCCAAGGAGCCCGGACCTGTATGTGGAAAATCTAAAACAGAAGATACCAAATCCGTTTCGTGTGGAAAGTCTGACACTTAA
- the LOC134215721 gene encoding uncharacterized protein LOC134215721 isoform X2, producing the protein MFRFIQKTPRKFCSSSQVFVLQNIYATKPSIRNQIKTDDFKSYENLGKVKKFVFRELHAGETGLGPIPSIDEGAKIGDYKNPEYYSYHNYSYYDFELGIQCMHLPQPSSIAEEDLLTMMRKNCIGEEEDHSGRCCPPPRCSVECMKESATDGEDGGAPGATSKKEKGPCYQSNIETTIGHCTTAEAEVKKPRDENESSKEPGPVCGKSKTEDTKSVSCGKSDT; encoded by the exons ATGTTTCGGTTTATTCAAAAAACTCCAAGAAAATTTTGCTCCAGCTCCCAAGTTTTTGTTCTCCAG AACATTTACGCTACCAAACCATCGATTCGTAACCAAATCAAGACGGACGACTTCAAATCCTATGAAAATCTGGGAAAGgtgaaaaagttcgttttccgGGAGCTGCACGCGGGCGAAACC GGCCTAGGGCCAATACCGTCTATCGATGAAGGTGCTAAAATTGGTGACTACAAGAACCCAGAGTACTATTCCTATCACAACTACTCGTACTACGACTTCGAGCTGGGTATCCAGTGCATGCACCTCCCTCAACCAAGTTCCATTGCCGAAGAAGATTTGCTGACGATGATGCGAAAGAACTGCATTGGCGAAGAGGAGGATCACTCTGGACGATGCTGTCCACCGCCCAGATGCTCTGTTGAGTGCATGAAAGAAAGCGCTACGGACGGAGAGGACGGAGGTGCACCAGGAGCTACatcgaaaaaagaaaaaggcccGTGTTATCAATCCAACATAGAAACAACCATTGGACACTGTACAACAGCGGAAGCTGAGGTTAAAAAACCACGTGACGAAAATGAGTCCTCCAAGGAGCCCGGACCTGTATGTGGAAAATCTAAAACAGAAGATACCAAATCCGTTTCGTGTGGAAAGTCTGACACTTAA
- the LOC134215721 gene encoding uncharacterized protein LOC134215721 isoform X3: MFRFIQKTPRKFCSSSQVFVLQNIYATKPSIRNQIKTDDFKSYENLGKGLGPIPSIDEGAKIGDYKNPEYYSYHNYSYYDFELGIQCMHLPQPSSIAEEDLLTMMRKNCIGEEEDHSGRCCPPPRCSVECMKESATDGEDGGAPGATSKKEKGPCYQSNIETTIGHCTTAEAEVKKPRDENESSKEPGPVCGKSKTEDTKSVSCGKSDT, translated from the exons ATGTTTCGGTTTATTCAAAAAACTCCAAGAAAATTTTGCTCCAGCTCCCAAGTTTTTGTTCTCCAG AACATTTACGCTACCAAACCATCGATTCGTAACCAAATCAAGACGGACGACTTCAAATCCTATGAAAATCTGGGAAAG GGCCTAGGGCCAATACCGTCTATCGATGAAGGTGCTAAAATTGGTGACTACAAGAACCCAGAGTACTATTCCTATCACAACTACTCGTACTACGACTTCGAGCTGGGTATCCAGTGCATGCACCTCCCTCAACCAAGTTCCATTGCCGAAGAAGATTTGCTGACGATGATGCGAAAGAACTGCATTGGCGAAGAGGAGGATCACTCTGGACGATGCTGTCCACCGCCCAGATGCTCTGTTGAGTGCATGAAAGAAAGCGCTACGGACGGAGAGGACGGAGGTGCACCAGGAGCTACatcgaaaaaagaaaaaggcccGTGTTATCAATCCAACATAGAAACAACCATTGGACACTGTACAACAGCGGAAGCTGAGGTTAAAAAACCACGTGACGAAAATGAGTCCTCCAAGGAGCCCGGACCTGTATGTGGAAAATCTAAAACAGAAGATACCAAATCCGTTTCGTGTGGAAAGTCTGACACTTAA